GATAGGTATCATAATGAAATAACTGTTTAttagtaattgtgtgtgtgtgtgccattatcTCCTATGTCACCTTCATTATCATGGTGGTGTTCCTGATGTCCATGGGGAACTGGTCTGTGTCCCAGCCCAGGTCAGGAGAACCTGTGTTGGAGTCCACAGAGCCCAGCATGCCAAACCTACACACCAGAACAACAGGCTTATTAGCTTAACTGGACTGGAACATCCAGATTACCAGGAATGACGTCAACTACCCAGTCCAAAAAATACcactaacccctaccccctatgCACTTCTGAAAGGTGTAAGAAATATGGTGAAAATTATACCTCCCCTATCATTACATCTACCCTATCAGAGGGCAAGGTGGAGCATTAACATATTGATTCGACCTATCCAATCTCTTCAGACCTACACAAGTCCATCAAGGTAGAGAGCAGGGGATAGGGGGTCGGTTTGGGAAACGTGAAAGTCAACATGGCGACTTACACGGAGGCCATGATGACGTCGTGTTCGTAGGAATGCCCAGCTAGAGTGGTGTGGTTGGGTTCGATGTTCAGCTTGAAGTGGCTGTCCAGTTCATAATGCTTCAGGAAGCCTATGACACTCATTGCATCTATAAAAAGGTGAAACAGCAACATGTACAAAGAGATGTAACATGGAAATGAAAGGCGTCAGAGATTTTCTAGCATCTAATTTTTAGATGTGGTTAGTAATGCAGATAAACTAACTCTTGAGGGCCTCCATAGTTCAACAGTAACCACATAGTATATCCTTACAATGTGTACATTATGTTAATGTTGTGTTATACACCTAAAAGCCTTACCATAGTCGTATTGATGTTTGCATGGCTCTTTGGGCTTGGGTTCAATGAGGAACTGGCACTTCAACCCTATCTTCTCCTTGTACTCTGATATACAAAAACACAATCAGGTTATCATCTGAAAATGGTAGGTGACAGTTAAAAGTTGGTACAGTATTATGGTAACAATGTATTACACACACAGCAGTGCTAGCTACTTACTGACAGCCATTTTGAAAAAGTTTGCCATATGTTTCAGTTCAGCGCCAACATCAGTGTTGTGTATCGAGTAAAAACCCTCCCTGCCGCCCCAGAAGACTGCACAAGGAGACAAAAATACATGCATAGGTTAGGTGGTGGCAAAGACAGGGTCAGTGAAATCATGGTGGTTAATTATGAGATATTATTTATTCTCTCATCTCACCAAAGTTCTCTGCTCCCAGCTTCTTAGCTACATCCAGTCCTTTCTTCACCTGGGCCCCAGCATAGGCCAAAACATGGCAGTCAGGGTTGGTTGCTGCTCCATTCATGTACCTATGGTATTAGCAATAAATACAACATTAATTAAAATAAATGTAGGCTCCAAGTCGAATGGCAAAGAGATGGCTTCATCGTGAAAGATGGACAATTAGACATAAATATTGTGAAAAACAATGCATATAGCCAATAATATacaatatatcctctattatacaGCCTACAACAGATTATCATCTCTTCCACTTTGAAGTGTAAAAATAACCTTTGGAGTGTAAAAATGACTAAGGTTGATGAGGAAAGCTGACCTTGAGTGAGCAAACAGATTGCAGGTGACCCACAGCACCTTGACCCCAGTCCTATTCTGCAGCTGCAGGGCCAGGTCTGTCATCTCATCCAGGTTGCTGTTGGACTCCTCCAGAGTGCTTCCCTCAGGGGACATGTCCCTATACAACAGGATGGATAAGAGGGTAACATAGATCAGTTAGTATACAGTTAGATCAAGCATCTTGGACGGTGCAACTTCTTCAAGGCATAAATGGCCACTCTATCCATGTCTCTACCGACTACCAAGAAGATGAATTGATTTGACACTATAGGAACACTGTGACAATACCTGTCATGAAAGGTGTAGTACTTCACCTGAAAAGAACATACACATGAATCTATATggtttacatgttttttttttaaagctgtaCATTCTTAAAGACAAAATATTAAAGGTACAGTATTTGGGTGGAAGTTCACTCACACCAAGTTTGGTGAAGAACTCAAAGGCTGCATGGAGTCTCTTCTTGGCACATTCCATGGGGGTAGCACCCTCATTCCAGGGTCTGTGTAGTgtctggaacccaaaagggtcaGCACCTGGTAGTGGGTCGAATGGAGGAAAACCAAATACATCACATGAAGTCATCGTGACAGACCCATGATGAGAGATCGGGGTTGTTTTTTTGATGAAAGAGACCGTGCTTTATTGAATTAAAtgtacaaatgtttctgtcgTCTATGTACAGTATAAATGAGAGTGACCTGAAGCAATcaatgtgtgtttgtgaacatTCATTACCAGTCCCACAGAAGGAGTGCCAGTAACAGACAGAGAATCTCAGCCAGTCCTCCATATTTCTGCCCAGCAGCACCTGCACAGGTAAACAGTTACATGAAGCCTGCTGGGAAAACCTCAGGTGGGATCATTCAGGTGTGTAAAGGAGGTGGAGTCTCACTGTGCAACAGGaagacacctgacacacacagctCTTCTTTCGTGTTTGCCACACCTACTTCTTCTGCATTGTAGTGTTGGAAACACAAGACGTTTCGAGCTCCAGCGTTGGGTACATATGGAATCTTCGGAATACCTGTGTGATACATtaatctcggttaacccagaactaaagtctcgcACAGTGTTTGATTTGGGAAtgagctcaccggagctgagtaccggcacctcaaatgttgtactgcttgagctcctgttcctcttatagaatattgtctcaaaagtattgtggcgcTGCTGCGCCTAAATATAAACACtaccggcacccaaaatgagtaccggtgTTGTGCCGAAAGTGCCGTTTTCGAGGatgtttcaagtgtattagtctatTAGTAAATCTCTCCCATGTCATATTcgactagtagttgttctgaaatgtttattgcttgcctacattttactccctcctctatgtttaatataacacacatacattaattattcatttcagttgcctatcctgacgtgaagtttgttcaatagaaagtatttgactctgatgtgtgccgcagaaagtatttgactctagtgacaaaattaaggaaattagaagggggaGATTTTGTCAAGGCCATTTTCAAGGCCATTTCGGCAGGCAAGAAAATGGCCATGCCGAACCCCCCCCCCTTCAAAT
The sequence above is drawn from the Salmo salar chromosome ssa05, Ssal_v3.1, whole genome shotgun sequence genome and encodes:
- the LOC106605545 gene encoding xylose isomerase; this encodes MLSNGTKKYYFDKNLKRLVFCWLPETPCGRCEDCVSYFRSRQSGTSRGKLLKVFDMAMETEFFAGIPKIPYVPNAGARNVLCFQHYNAEEVLLGRNMEDWLRFSVCYWHSFCGTGADPFGFQTLHRPWNEGATPMECAKKRLHAAFEFFTKLGVKYYTFHDRDMSPEGSTLEESNSNLDEMTDLALQLQNRTGVKVLWVTCNLFAHSRYMNGAATNPDCHVLAYAGAQVKKGLDVAKKLGAENFVFWGGREGFYSIHNTDVGAELKHMANFFKMAVKYKEKIGLKCQFLIEPKPKEPCKHQYDYDAMSVIGFLKHYELDSHFKLNIEPNHTTLAGHSYEHDVIMASVFGMLGSVDSNTGSPDLGWDTDQFPMDIRNTTMIMKTVIEQGGLQPGGLNFDAKVRRESTDLEDLFIAHIGAMDAFARGLRNAVRIIEEGVITSMVKERYMSFSHGIGQKVEDGSTSLEELEDFVKQNGEPKVTSGKQEKYETVLNHYL